A stretch of the Raphanus sativus cultivar WK10039 unplaced genomic scaffold, ASM80110v3 Scaffold2405, whole genome shotgun sequence genome encodes the following:
- the LOC130505590 gene encoding laccase-1: MKTFGFLMISTFLVLFATLLPYCSASTTRRFHFNVEWKKVTRLCHTKQLLTVNGQYPGPAVVVHEGDTVEIKVTNRIAHNTTIHWHGLRQYRSGWADGPAYITQCPIRSKQSYTYRFKVEDQRGTLLWHAHHSWQRASVYGAFIIYPRQPYPFSGSHIQSEIPIILGEWWNDDVDKVEKEMLKTGAGAKVSDAYTLNGLPGPLYPCSTKDTFTANVDAGKTYILRIINAALNNELFFAISNHTLTVVEVDAVYTKPVHTKAIMIAPGQTTTLLLRTNNHLSDGGEFLIAATPYVTSVFPFNNSTTVGFLRYNTNDKTKPANHLNNRRRLTKTTLSTRAVLPDMLDTKFATRFSDSIKSLGSDKYPCKVPTAIDKRVVTTISLNLQNCPENQTCSGYDGKRFFASMNNVSFIRPPISILESYYRKQSRGVFTLDFPEKPPSRFDFTGVNPVSENMNTEFGTKLFEVDFGARLEIVFQGTSFLNVENHPLHVHGHNFFVVGRGFGNFDEEKDPVRYNLVDPPERNTIAVPTGGWAAIRINADNPGVWFIHCHLEQHTSWGLAMGFIVKDGPLPSQTLLRPPRDLPKC; encoded by the exons atgaagacTTTCGGGTTTCTAATGATTTCGACCTTTCTGGTTCTTTTTGCAACTCTTCTCCCTTATTGTTCGGCTTCAACCACCCGTCGATTTCACTTTAAT GTTGAATGGAAGAAGGTAACTCGATTATGCCACACTAAACAACTTTTAACGGTGAACGGACAATACCCTGGGCCGGCGGTGGTGGTTCACGAAGGTGACACCGTAGAAATCAAAGTGACTAACCGGATTGCTCACAATACAACTATTCATTG GCATGGGTTAAGGCAATACCGGAGCGGTTGGGCAGATGGACCGGCTTACATTACGCAGTGTCCAATAAGATCGAAACAATCATATACATATAGGTTCAAAGTGGAAGACCAAAGAGGCACACTCCTTTGGCATGCTCATCACTCATGGCAACGCGCCTCCGTCTACGGTGCCTTCATCATCTATCCGCGTCAACCTTACCCATTCTCCGGCAGCCACATCCAATCCGAAATTCCCATTATTCTCG GTGAATGGTGGAATGATGACGTAGACAAGGTAGAAAAGGAGATGTTGAAAACAGGAGCTGGCGCTAAGGTTTCCGACGCTTACACACTTAACGGCCTTCCCGGTCCACTCTACCCTTGCTCTACCAAAG ACACTTTCACGGCGAACGTGGACGCGGGAAAAACATACATACTCCGCATAATCAACGCTGCTCTAAACAACGAGCTCTTCTTCGCTATATCGAACCACACACTAACCGTAGTCGAAGTCGACGCGGTTTACACCAAACCGGTTCACACAAAAGCAATCATGATCGCTCCTGGTCAAACCACCACCCTCCTCCTCCGCACCAACAACCATCTCTCCGACGGCGGAGAGTTCCTCATCGCCGCAACTCCTTACGTCACATCCGTCTTCCCCTTCAACAACTCCACCACCGTCGGCTTCCTCCGCTACAACACCAACGACAAAACCAAACCGGCAAACCATCTCAACAACCGACGCCGGTTAACCAAAACGACGCTGTCTACTCGCGCGGTGCTCCCTGACATGCTTGACACGAAGTTCGCGACGAGATTCTCCGACAGCATCAAGAGCCTCGGGTCGGATAAGTACCCCTGCAAAGTCCCGACCGCGATCGACAAGCGCGTGGTCACCACGATCAGCCTCAACCTCCAAAACTGCCCTGAGAATCAAACTTGTTCCGGATACGACGGGAAGAGATTCTTCGCGTCGATGAACAACGTCTCGTTCATCAGACCCCCCATCTCAATCCTAGAGAGCTACTACAGGAAACAGAGCAGAGGTGTGTTCACGCTCGACTTCCCGGAGAAACCGCCGAGCAGATTCGACTTCACGGGAGTCAACCCCGTGTCGGAGAACATGAACACCGAGTTCGGGACCAAGCTCTTCGAGGTGGACTTCGGAGCGAGGCTGGAGATCGTGTTCCAAGGGACGAGTTTCTTGAACGTCGAGAACCATCCGCTGCACGTGCACGGACACAACTTCTTCGTGGTCGGGAGAGGGTTCGGGAACTTCGACGAAGAGAAGGATCCGGTTAGGTACAACTTGGTGGATCCGCCGGAGAGGAACACGATCGCCGTGCCGACGGGAGGGTGGGCGGCGATCAGGATAAACGCGGATAATCCGGGAGTTTGGTTTATTCACTGTCATCTCGAGCAGCATACCTCTTGGGGGTTGGCTATGGGCTTTATCGTTAAAGATGGGCCTCTTCCTTCGCAGACTCTGCTTCGTCCTCCTCGTGATCTTCCCAAGTGTTGA